CATGGCCCAATCTTCCCGCACAGATGTCAACACACTGCTTTGGCGCAGGGTCATCATCAGGGATGCCAACGCAACCACCATCAGGTTCACGATGATGGAACGCGCAATGGGCAGGCCCACCAGCCCAGTCAACAGGATCACCAGGAAGAAACGGTCCACCCAGGATTGGATGGAGGCGGTGACGAAGCCGACAATGAGGCTGGCCAGGAGGACTTTGGCGAGCAGAAGGATGGTTGGGTGCATGGATGATTCTCCAACTTAAATTATGGAAGGAGTGCGTTAGTGCAGCCATTCGGGGTGGTCGGTGAGCCGGCCTTCGATGAAGGCGCGCACCGCCTCATCAATCGTGGGGATATCGGTGATGATGGGGCGGATGCCGGCCTGGCGCATGCTTTCATACGCGCCGGCGCCCATGCCGCGGGCGATGAGCACCTGGCAGTCGGCGATGGCGGCGGCCATGCGGCTGTGCCGGTCCTGGGAAGCGCGGTCGAAGCCATGTCCCTGGCCGGCGGCGTGGCTGTGCTCCTCATGGCCGTGTTGGCCGGCGAACTGCGCATGGCCGAGCTTATCGCGCATCTCCCGCCCCACTATCTGGCCGTTCTCGATAGTCACTACCACATAAAATG
The sequence above is drawn from the Anaerolineae bacterium genome and encodes:
- a CDS encoding dinitrogenase iron-molybdenum cofactor biosynthesis protein, which gives rise to MKIALVSDDGITISQHFGRAPFYVVVTIENGQIVGREMRDKLGHAQFAGQHGHEEHSHAAGQGHGFDRASQDRHSRMAAAIADCQVLIARGMGAGAYESMRQAGIRPIITDIPTIDEAVRAFIEGRLTDHPEWLH